The Lactuca sativa cultivar Salinas chromosome 2, Lsat_Salinas_v11, whole genome shotgun sequence genome includes a window with the following:
- the LOC111896311 gene encoding low-temperature-induced 65 kDa protein — protein sequence MESQLQHTHGRHYDDQDPLTATATATAGHRSGHDYNEEHHGEKKSVIKKVKEKAKKLKNTITKHGHGHGDSDQHQDHQDEEDDDDDEMEKDAEVHGAPMYDSARVGLGGPDAIFAQPRGNLERPSMMAEDRYTGHSQEVNPEKWRGKIGAPTGMEEHPFAPNPTPYGSRHVADQFGNRGSGQDMNQEGLRGRIGKSTGMVEDPNGPKGSAPSNYETKVTDPTHTGGKEAQLSQIQHSLGKMGIRDEHDSSSDFEPKTLEHNHPENLPRDTVTGNPSSRSSSYVEKISSSASAIADKAADVITSKLGYSSQTPSTGQHETGKSSGAATDYAHKITDTVTGTLAPVYEKVVDAGSAVMSKVQGSVSGTGQPQVQRGSDTRSGSRTMEKGREADKGVSVKEYLVETLKPGDEDKALSDVITHAFHRGNHGESEKKSGEDRPIDRVTESVEVRERLGSDHREEHEHSGNVITADKGVADRLIGAMGSWFGGKGNVPQGSLGTSFVTDEGLSSNPPGSKKSGSGRQD from the exons ATGGAGTCACAGTTGCAGCACACTCATGGCCGTCACTACGATGACCAAGACCCTCTcaccgccaccgccaccgccaccgccGGCCATCGCTCTG GTCATGATTACAATGAAGAGCATCATGGCGAGAAGAAATCCGTGATCAAGAAAGTTAAAGAAAAGGCCAAAAAGTTAAAGAACACGATCACAAAGCATGGACATGGTCATGGAGACTCTGATCAGCATCAAGATCACCAGGATGAAgaggatgacgatgatgatgaaatGGAGAAAGACGCTGAAGTCCATGGCGCACCAA TGTATGATTCAGCTAGAGTTGGCCTGGGTGGTCCTGATGCAATTTTTGCACAGCCCAGGGGTAATTTGGAAAGGCCATCAATGATGGCTGAGGATCGTTACACAGGACATAGTCAAGAAGTAAATCCAGAAAAATGGAGGGGTAAAATTGGAGCACCAACTGGAATGGAGGAACACCCATTTGCCCCCAACCCAACTCCATATG GATCAAGACATGTAGCTGACCAATTTGGCAACCGTGGGTCAGGGCAGGACATGAATCAGGAAGGATTGAGGGGTAGAATCGGGAAATCAACAGGGATGGTGGAGGATCCCAATGGCCCAAAGGGTTCAGCTCCTTCAAACTATGAGACCAAAGTTACTGATCCAACACATACAG GTGGTAAGGAAGCACAACTCTCGCAGATCCAACATTCTCTTGGCAAAATGGGCATCCGCGATGAACACGATTCTAGTTCCGATTTTGAGCCGAAAACCTTAGAACATAACCACCCTGAAAATCTACCACGTGATACCGTCACCGGAAACCCATCAAGCCGGAGCAGCAGCTACGTCGAGAAAATATCATCCTCTGCTTCCGCCATAGCCGATAAAGCTGCAGACGTTATCACCTCCAAACTTGGGTATTCCAGCCAAACCCCAAGTACCGGACAACATGAAACCGGAAAAAGTTCAGGCGCTGCAACGGATTACGCGCATAAGATTACCGACACAGTGACAGGGACATTGGCGCCGGTTTATGAGAAAGTGGTGGATGCTGGTAGTGCAGTGATGTCAAAAGTGCAAGGGAGTGTATCTGGAACAGGGCAACCGCAAGTTCAGAGAGGATCTGATACGCGTTCAGGGAGTAGGACGATGGAGAAAGGGAGGGAAGCCGATAAGGGGGTGTCGGTGAAGGAATATTTGGTAGAGACGTTGAAGCCTGGGGACGAAGATAAGGCGTTGTCGGATGTTATAACGCATGCTTTTCACAGGGGAAACCATGGAGAGAGCGAGAAGAAATCGGGAGAGGATAGACCAATAGATAGAGTGACGGAGTCTGTTGAAGTCCGAGAACGATTAGGGAGTGATCATCGGGAAGAACATGAACATTCCGGCAATGTGATCACTGCGGATAAAGGTGTGGCAGATAGGTTGATAGGCGCAATGGGGTCGTGGTTTGGTGGGAAAGGGAATGTGCCACAGGGATCTCTCGGAACGTCTTTTG TGACGGATGAAGGGTTGTCCAGTAATCCCCCCGGCAGTAAgaagagtggaagtgggagacaAGATTGA
- the LOC111896294 gene encoding transmembrane ascorbate ferrireductase 1 — protein MGLEINAVYLSYVVHVLAVAGAVMVLVWNIHFRGGLAWESSNKNLIFNVHPVLMLIGLVIMGGEAIVSYKALPFKKAEKKLIHLILHAIALILGIIGIYMAFKNHNESGLANLYSLHSWIGIGVIVLYGVQWIYGFLVFFYPGGTGDLRKESLPWHVLFGMFVYILAVANSALGFLEKLTFLESSGIDKYGSEAFLVNFTAIIAVLYGTFVLLTALSRAPAEDHHSYSAI, from the exons ATGGGGTTGGAAATTAATGCTGTCTACCTCTCTTATGTAGTGCACGTTCTGGCGGTCGCCGGAGCGGTGATGGTTCTGGTTTGGAACATCCACTTCAGAGGCGGTTTAGCATGGGAATCATCCAACAAAAATCTCATCTTCAAT GTCCATCCTGTTCTGATGCTTATTGGTTTGGTTATTATGGGTGGTGAAG CCATTGTAAGCTATAAAGCTCTTCCCTTCAAGAAGGCTGAAAAGAAGCTTATACATCTTATTCTACACGCCATTGCCCTGATTCTGGGTATTATCGGAATCTACATGGCATTCAAAAACCACAACGAAAGTGGCCTTGCAAACCTTTACAGTTTACATTCCTGGATCGGTATCGGGGTTATCGTTCTTTATGGCGTTCAG TGGATTTACGGGTTTTTGGTGTTTTTCTACCCGGGTGGAACGGGTGATCTTAGAAAGGAGTCACTTCCATGGCACGTGTTGTTTGGGATGTTTGTATACATCTTGGCTGTTGCAAATTCAGcacttggattccttgaaaagttgacattcttggagagttcAGGAATTGACAAATACGGTTCCGAGGCATTTCTTGTTAATTTCACTGCGATTATTGCGGTATTATACGGTACGTTTGTACTGCTGACTGCACTTTCACGTGCTCCTGCTGAAGACCACCACAGTTATTCTGCAATATaa